The window CGGATGATCTTGAAAAAAGTGCGAGCATGGATGGTGAACTCAATGCCAGTAAGGAAGGTGAACATGTGGAAAAAGTGATCCGCCTGCGTCACAAAAAAGGGAACTACCTGTACTTTCAGATCTATTGCAGTGTCTATGAACGAGATGAAAGTGGCAAGATGGCCTCTTGTTTGGGCTTTGCCACCAACATCACCGAACAAATAGAATTGCAGGACAAACTCAAGCAAGCCACTGACGTGATCCATCAAATGCAGTACTCCAATTCACATGAATTACGTGGGCCTGTCTCCAACATCATAGGATTAGTTAAAATGCTCGATTCCACGGGCTTTATGTTTGAGCACCAAAGAAACCTCGTCAAAACACTTTGCAAAACTGTGCATCAATTGGATAAGGTGATCCACAACATCAATGATTTGGGAAATTCTGCTCAACAGGAACCTGAAGAGCCTGTAGTGGTTTAATCGACTATTTGGGACACAGGCACCCTCACCTTCACCTCAAACTCATCTCCTACCATGAACTCCATGAAGTTGCCCTCGATTCCAAAGTCTTTACGGTTGATCCGGAAAGAACCCGAGAATTCGCCAGCATCTCCTGAATCAGAGAACGAAAAAGGAAAGGATAATGTCTTCTTGATTCCTCTCAATTCCAATGTCCCGGTCAGAAGATAACCATCGAAGGTCTTGATAACGGAAGTTGAACTGAAATGGATTTTGGGATATTCCTTCACAAAAAACCAGTTCTCACTTCTTGCATGTTTGTTTTTGGTATTATTTCCTGTTTCAATGCTACTCGCATCCAAATTGACATCAAATTTTGCCTGATCCAATTCATCCGGATTAAATTGAATGGTCCCAGCTAAACCCTGAAAAGATCCCTCGGCCTTCTTTCCTGAAAAGGTGACTTCCGCACCTTCTCGAATCTGCCAGGACTGTGAAAAGACCGGGCTAATGATGAAGCAGACAAGAATGATGATCAAGTTTCTCATAAATTCATAAAAATCACTAGTCAACAAAGCAAACGGAGTGCCATTTGGTTCAACATCAAGAAAAAAGAAGTGAATGAGCAACCGATGATTTGATTGCTCATCACTTCCAAATAAACGAACACCAACGATAGAAATTGGTACCTACTTAGCTATTGATCAAGTGTGATATAGTTATAAAACAGTTCTTTTCTTTTGGCAAATCTGAATTGCAATCCGACAGATATGGACAGATGATTGAGGTATGGTCCTGTATTTGAATCCTGGCTCCATTTTACTCCGAAATCCGCCCTCCACTTTGGATTGGTCTGATAATACAATCCAGCAGTAATTCCGGTATTCATGCCGGTGACTTTTTCAAATTCAATACCGTCAAAACCGTCCGACGGTGACAGGGAGCTGCCTGAAAAATCAGAGGGATCTACCTCAATGGTATTTTCAGCGACTCGAAAAGCTGAATAGCCCAATTGTAACCCTAAATAGGGTCTTAGTTTCTGATTCCAGTTCGGTAAGACGTACCGTGTTTCTAAACCGAATGACCAGTACATATGGGCCAGGATATCAATATTGATCTCATCCTCTTCGCCAAAAATTGCCGCACTTACTTCGCGTTGTATTTTGCTCCTACC of the Cytophagales bacterium genome contains:
- a CDS encoding PAS domain-containing protein, which translates into the protein MNPIQTIVNASPIPFNIYDKKTNERLFSGKKFEELLGYTADELNAFAKKKMIEIVHPDDLEKSASMDGELNASKEGEHVEKVIRLRHKKGNYLYFQIYCSVYERDESGKMASCLGFATNITEQIELQDKLKQATDVIHQMQYSNSHELRGPVSNIIGLVKMLDSTGFMFEHQRNLVKTLCKTVHQLDKVIHNINDLGNSAQQEPEEPVVV
- a CDS encoding YceI family protein; amino-acid sequence: MRNLIIILVCFIISPVFSQSWQIREGAEVTFSGKKAEGSFQGLAGTIQFNPDELDQAKFDVNLDASSIETGNNTKNKHARSENWFFVKEYPKIHFSSTSVIKTFDGYLLTGTLELRGIKKTLSFPFSFSDSGDAGEFSGSFRINRKDFGIEGNFMEFMVGDEFEVKVRVPVSQIVD